The Kineothrix sp. MB12-C1 genome includes a window with the following:
- a CDS encoding SIMPL domain-containing protein — protein sequence MKKQFLTPILFTAGLITLTACGNIPNTVPGSTESLMAADTATDSAMQVPPINSIYPASIDNTITVNSSETVTVVPDIAQVIYAVRTEAKDAASCQTKNTENVNSVIETLQALGISENSIQTSDYYMYPIYNYSNNTQKITGYEATTTLTVSDLPLDNLGNILAQSVQSGINNIQSVTYQSSKYDSGYQEALKLAVATARAKAEVLAEASGCTLGSVSNIVENSNYSNVRYTDNSLSVKQYAADQASTEATIMPGEVDIKVNITVEYFIN from the coding sequence ATGAAAAAACAATTTCTTACCCCTATCTTATTCACCGCCGGACTTATTACATTAACAGCCTGCGGCAACATCCCTAATACTGTCCCCGGCAGTACAGAAAGCTTAATGGCTGCAGATACCGCAACGGATTCTGCAATGCAGGTTCCGCCTATTAATTCCATATATCCGGCTTCTATCGATAATACCATCACCGTCAATAGCAGCGAGACAGTAACTGTGGTTCCCGATATTGCGCAAGTCATATATGCAGTTCGCACCGAGGCGAAAGATGCAGCAAGCTGCCAGACAAAAAATACGGAAAACGTAAATAGCGTCATCGAAACGCTGCAAGCACTAGGTATCTCAGAGAACTCTATTCAGACCTCTGATTACTATATGTACCCGATATATAATTACAGTAATAATACCCAGAAAATCACCGGTTATGAAGCTACCACCACATTGACCGTATCGGACCTGCCACTCGATAACTTAGGCAATATTTTAGCACAATCCGTACAATCAGGAATTAATAATATTCAATCGGTTACCTATCAGTCCAGCAAATATGATTCCGGCTACCAGGAAGCCTTGAAGCTAGCCGTAGCCACCGCAAGAGCCAAAGCCGAAGTATTGGCCGAAGCCAGCGGCTGTACGCTGGGCAGTGTCAGCAACATCGTGGAAAATAGTAACTATAGCAATGTCCGCTATACGGATAACTCCCTCTCCGTGAAACAATACGCCGCAGACCAAGCTAGCACCGAAGCCACCATCATGCCCGGTGAAGTCGATATTAAAGTAAATATTACCGTAGAATATTTTATCAACTAA
- a CDS encoding tRNA (cytidine(34)-2'-O)-methyltransferase, with protein MNIVLHQPEIPANTGNIGRTCVATGATLHLIEPLGFRLDEKEIRRAGMDYWKDLDVRCYMNFEDFQEKNPNARIWMATTKANHVYTEVAFGEDDYIMFGKESAGIPEEILVDYEDTCIRIPMLDKIRSLNLANSVAVVLYEALRQNDFASMKLTGELHRLHWKQE; from the coding sequence ATGAACATAGTATTACATCAGCCGGAGATTCCGGCAAACACAGGGAATATAGGACGTACTTGCGTAGCGACAGGGGCTACCCTTCATTTGATAGAGCCTCTTGGATTCCGACTCGATGAGAAAGAAATAAGGCGGGCGGGAATGGACTATTGGAAAGATCTCGATGTGAGATGTTACATGAACTTTGAGGATTTTCAGGAGAAGAATCCGAATGCCAGAATATGGATGGCGACGACCAAAGCAAACCATGTATATACGGAGGTAGCGTTTGGGGAGGACGATTATATTATGTTTGGAAAGGAAAGTGCGGGGATACCGGAGGAAATACTTGTAGATTATGAGGATACTTGCATCCGAATTCCTATGCTGGATAAAATCCGTTCTTTGAATCTGGCAAATTCGGTAGCAGTTGTTCTATATGAAGCATTAAGACAGAATGATTTCGCAAGTATGAAACTGACAGGAGAACTTCACAGACTGCATTGGAAACAAGAGTAG
- a CDS encoding sensor histidine kinase, whose protein sequence is MRKTLYLKFILGYIIFGFFGFIVVATFVSSMTLEHIKREKADALYKEATLIANTYASDLYNSETSLDTVKKQLDALDTYLSASIWIINPSGRMILDSSSPVDLVNEVMIENFDPTITAGSYYTMGTFFDTFSEQTLSVFAPITSNFKVKGYVVIHMPMSTIQASRDSLLNISYIMLVILFLLSLIILIFFTEMVYLPLRKITEATEQYASGNMHYEFQVDSEDEIGYLAASLSYMASEIARAEDDQKKFVANVSHDFRSPLTSIKGYLEAMLDGTIPQEMHEKYINIVLNETERLHKLTNSLLSLNNLNTKGMLLDKTNFELNRVIRNTAASFEGTCRSKMLAIELVLTGDTMYVNADMGKIQQVFYNLIDNAIKFSHHDSVIKVETNVKNNKVFVSVKDSGIGIPKEDLKLIWDRFYKSDSSRGKDRKGTGLGLSITKEIIHAHGEHINVISTAGAGSEFIFSLLKSDVDYED, encoded by the coding sequence ATGAGAAAAACTCTCTATTTAAAGTTTATATTAGGATATATTATTTTTGGTTTTTTCGGCTTTATCGTGGTTGCGACCTTCGTCTCGAGCATGACGCTCGAACATATCAAAAGGGAAAAAGCAGATGCTCTTTACAAGGAAGCTACTTTAATTGCTAATACTTATGCATCCGATTTATACAACAGTGAAACATCTCTCGATACGGTGAAAAAGCAGTTGGATGCTTTGGACACATATTTATCCGCATCCATCTGGATTATTAATCCTTCCGGCCGTATGATTCTCGATTCCTCCTCTCCCGTGGATTTGGTAAATGAGGTAATGATTGAGAATTTCGATCCAACTATTACTGCCGGATCTTATTATACGATGGGCACCTTTTTCGATACCTTTTCGGAACAAACGCTTAGCGTATTTGCTCCGATCACCTCGAACTTCAAGGTGAAAGGTTATGTTGTCATCCATATGCCTATGAGCACGATTCAGGCCTCCCGTGACAGCCTGCTTAACATTTCCTATATTATGCTCGTCATTCTGTTCCTGTTGTCTCTTATTATTTTGATTTTCTTCACAGAGATGGTCTATCTCCCTCTTCGTAAAATTACCGAGGCGACGGAACAATATGCCAGCGGCAATATGCACTATGAATTTCAGGTAGACAGTGAGGATGAAATAGGTTACCTTGCTGCTTCTCTTTCTTATATGGCTAGTGAAATCGCGCGTGCTGAAGACGACCAGAAGAAATTCGTAGCTAACGTATCCCATGACTTCCGCTCTCCCCTCACCTCCATTAAAGGTTATTTGGAAGCAATGTTGGATGGAACCATCCCGCAGGAAATGCACGAAAAATATATCAATATTGTTTTAAATGAAACAGAGAGGCTACACAAGCTCACCAACAGCCTTCTATCCTTAAATAACTTAAATACAAAAGGAATGTTGCTCGATAAAACTAATTTCGAGTTAAACCGAGTTATCCGTAATACAGCGGCATCCTTCGAAGGAACCTGCCGCAGTAAGATGCTCGCCATCGAGCTCGTACTAACCGGGGACACAATGTATGTCAATGCGGATATGGGCAAAATTCAACAAGTATTCTACAACTTAATTGACAATGCCATTAAGTTCAGCCATCATGATTCTGTTATTAAAGTCGAAACGAATGTTAAGAATAATAAGGTATTTGTATCTGTGAAGGACAGCGGCATAGGCATTCCAAAAGAAGACTTGAAATTAATCTGGGATCGTTTCTATAAATCAGATTCCTCCAGAGGAAAAGACAGAAAAGGAACCGGCCTGGGCTTATCTATCACAAAAGAGATTATCCACGCTCATGGTGAACATATCAATGTGATTAGCACTGCAGGTGCCGGTTCTGAATTCATCTTCTCATTGCTGAAATCTGACGTGGATTATGAAGATTGA
- a CDS encoding response regulator transcription factor produces the protein MVNKQKILIVDDDNNIAELIALYLTKECFETMIVNDGESAITAVDSFGPNLILLDLMLPGIDGYQVCREVRAKSSIPIIMLSAKGEIFDKVLGLELGADDYMEKPFDSKELVARAKAVLRRYKPVAAIPESSNIKSVEYPNLIVNQTNYSVIYMGQTVDMPPKELELLYFLAASPNHVFTREQLLDQIWGYEYIGDTRTVDVHIKRLREKIKDHDTWRIATIWGIGYKFEVKM, from the coding sequence ATGGTGAACAAACAGAAAATTTTAATCGTGGACGATGATAATAATATTGCAGAACTTATCGCCCTCTATCTTACGAAAGAGTGCTTTGAAACGATGATTGTAAACGACGGGGAATCTGCTATTACGGCGGTAGACTCTTTCGGCCCCAACCTGATTCTGCTCGACTTAATGCTTCCGGGCATCGATGGCTATCAAGTATGCCGGGAAGTACGGGCTAAATCCTCTATTCCGATTATTATGCTTTCCGCCAAAGGAGAAATCTTCGATAAGGTTCTCGGTCTGGAACTGGGCGCTGATGATTATATGGAGAAGCCCTTCGATTCTAAGGAGCTTGTAGCCAGGGCCAAGGCAGTTCTTCGCCGCTATAAGCCTGTAGCCGCTATTCCTGAATCCTCTAATATAAAAAGTGTAGAATATCCCAACCTCATTGTTAATCAGACGAATTATTCCGTTATTTATATGGGACAGACGGTGGATATGCCGCCCAAGGAACTGGAACTTTTGTACTTCCTTGCGGCTTCTCCTAACCATGTATTTACGAGGGAACAGCTTTTGGACCAGATCTGGGGATATGAATATATCGGAGATACGAGGACTGTCGATGTACATATCAAACGACTGCGCGAGAAAATCAAAGACCACGATACATGGCGTATCGCTACTATATGGGGAATCGGCTATAAATTTGAAGTAAAAATGTGA
- a CDS encoding endonuclease MutS2: MNEKVLRTLEYNKIIDMLADKATSEPGRKLCRDLKPFTDLDVINEAQEQTKDALSRLFKKGSTSFGGNKDLGYALRSLEIGATLSIAELLKIAGLLDNVNRIKRYGRNDREEAMQDSLDELFDTLEPLTPLANEIRRCILSEDEISDDASSTLKHIRRSIALAGDKIHTQLNHMVNGSYRTYLQDAVITMRNNRYCIPVKVEHKSQVPGMIHDQSSTGSTLFIEPAAIVNLNNQLKELELKEQEEIEVILANLSVQASEQTYALASNQKIMTTLDFIFARASLAMEQNATAPIFNNNRYINIRKGRHPLLDKKKVVPIDIYLGKDFDLLIITGPNTGGKTVSLKTVGLFTLMGQSGLHIPALDRSELSIFTEVYADIGDEQSIEQNLSTFSSHMTSIVSILKNADADSLCLFDELGAGTDPTEGAALAIAILDHLHKRKIRTMATTHYSEIKVYALSTDHVENACCEFDINTLQPTYRLLIGIPGKSNAFAISSKLGLPDYIIESAKEQISQESESFEDLLSSLEHSRTTIEKEQLEIASYKEEVKNLKEQLRSKQERIDQTRERILRDANEQARNILQEAKDVADETIRVFQKAGPGASMKDLEKTREKVRDKISDKNSKLMLKSEKPQKKELKPEQLKRGDSVKILSMGLTGTVSSLPDHRGNLFVQCGIMRSQVNFKDLMLIDEEPAAKAPLQRSAASKMKMNKSYHISTEINLLGKTVDEALSELDKYLDDAYLSHLPSVRIVHGKGTGALRNAVQSHLKKTKYVESYRLGEFGEGDAGVTIATFKS; this comes from the coding sequence ATGAACGAAAAAGTATTACGAACGTTAGAATATAATAAAATTATTGATATGTTGGCTGACAAAGCGACCTCTGAGCCGGGACGCAAGTTATGCCGTGATTTGAAGCCCTTTACTGATTTGGATGTGATAAATGAAGCACAGGAGCAGACCAAAGATGCCTTATCCCGTTTGTTTAAAAAGGGTTCTACTTCCTTTGGAGGCAATAAAGATCTGGGATATGCTCTTAGATCCCTCGAAATAGGTGCTACGTTATCCATAGCCGAACTATTAAAAATAGCCGGATTATTGGATAATGTTAACCGCATCAAGAGGTATGGACGAAACGATAGAGAAGAAGCCATGCAAGATTCTTTGGATGAACTTTTTGATACTTTGGAACCCCTTACTCCTCTTGCTAATGAGATTCGTCGCTGCATTCTCTCGGAAGATGAAATCAGTGATGATGCGAGTTCCACGTTGAAGCATATCCGCAGAAGCATAGCTCTCGCCGGCGATAAAATTCACACTCAGCTTAACCATATGGTGAATGGTTCTTACCGCACTTACCTTCAGGATGCAGTTATTACAATGCGTAACAACCGTTATTGTATTCCGGTCAAAGTGGAACACAAGTCACAAGTACCCGGTATGATTCATGACCAGTCATCGACCGGCTCTACTCTATTTATTGAGCCTGCTGCTATTGTCAATCTGAATAATCAATTGAAAGAACTCGAACTAAAAGAACAGGAAGAAATTGAAGTTATTCTGGCAAACCTAAGTGTTCAGGCATCTGAGCAAACTTATGCACTAGCCTCCAATCAAAAAATTATGACTACACTAGACTTTATTTTTGCCAGAGCTTCCCTTGCTATGGAGCAGAATGCTACCGCTCCTATATTTAATAACAATCGCTATATTAATATTCGCAAAGGGCGTCATCCTCTTCTCGACAAGAAAAAGGTTGTTCCTATCGATATCTATCTCGGTAAGGATTTCGACCTTCTAATTATTACCGGACCTAACACCGGCGGAAAGACGGTATCCTTAAAAACGGTCGGACTTTTTACCTTGATGGGACAGTCCGGACTTCATATTCCGGCTTTGGACCGTTCAGAGCTTTCTATTTTTACCGAAGTCTATGCCGACATTGGGGATGAACAAAGCATCGAGCAGAATCTGAGTACCTTTTCTTCTCATATGACAAGTATTGTCTCCATACTTAAGAATGCAGATGCCGACTCACTCTGCTTGTTCGACGAACTCGGCGCAGGAACAGACCCTACGGAAGGCGCCGCTCTTGCTATTGCCATTCTCGATCATCTCCATAAGAGAAAGATTCGCACCATGGCTACCACTCATTACAGCGAAATAAAGGTATATGCTCTTTCCACCGATCATGTGGAAAATGCCTGCTGTGAATTCGATATCAATACATTACAGCCTACCTACCGCTTGTTAATCGGTATTCCCGGAAAGAGTAATGCCTTTGCCATCTCTTCCAAGTTAGGTCTGCCCGATTATATTATCGAATCTGCCAAGGAACAAATCAGTCAGGAAAGCGAAAGCTTCGAGGATCTGCTATCCAGCTTGGAGCACAGCCGCACTACGATAGAAAAGGAACAACTTGAGATTGCTTCTTATAAAGAGGAAGTAAAGAATCTGAAGGAACAGTTACGCTCCAAGCAAGAACGGATCGATCAAACAAGAGAACGGATTCTGCGTGACGCTAATGAACAGGCAAGAAATATTCTGCAGGAGGCGAAGGATGTGGCTGATGAAACTATCCGCGTCTTCCAAAAGGCCGGTCCCGGGGCTTCCATGAAGGATCTGGAGAAAACCCGAGAAAAAGTAAGAGATAAGATCTCCGATAAAAATTCAAAGCTTATGCTGAAATCTGAGAAACCACAGAAAAAGGAACTAAAGCCCGAACAACTGAAACGCGGTGACAGCGTAAAGATTCTTTCTATGGGTCTAACAGGAACGGTAAGTTCTCTTCCGGATCACAGAGGAAATCTCTTCGTACAGTGTGGAATTATGCGTTCACAAGTTAACTTCAAGGATTTGATGCTTATCGACGAGGAACCGGCGGCTAAGGCCCCCTTACAGCGTTCTGCCGCAAGTAAAATGAAGATGAACAAGTCTTATCATATTTCCACAGAAATTAACTTGCTCGGCAAGACGGTAGATGAAGCACTTTCGGAACTCGACAAATATTTGGATGATGCCTATCTCTCCCATCTCCCCAGTGTGCGCATTGTACACGGCAAAGGAACCGGGGCTCTTCGAAACGCTGTTCAAAGCCACCTTAAGAAAACAAAATATGTGGAATCTTATCGCCTCGGCGAGTTCGGCGAAGGAGATGCCGGCGTTACCATTGCAACTTTTAAATCATAA
- a CDS encoding S1C family serine protease produces MEQNKETSQENGRNKLDSDFITEKIKQRPLDKKKLLRRTLITAAMAVVFALVACLTFLILEPVLSNWLYPEDDPVPIQLPAETEEMLPEDMIADESEIAQPEPPAEIELQDEQIAQVLDNIRLSSEDYSAMYNGLADVAKEAAKSIVTVTGSVSNVDWFNNPYESEDTTSGIIVANQGKEIFILVNYEKLKDAETIMVTFRSGERAQAQLKKQDSNTKLAIISMAESDVEEETLQGIKPADLSGSSSNRAILGKPVIAVGSPMGTSDSVCYGVITSNNVVLNMIDSFYKVLTTDIYGSQNASGVLVNLDGQVLGIIDNTYNSEDMKNLVSAIGITELRRKIEKMSNEKDQAYLGTYGTDVTEEANEDLGVPYGAYITEIEMDSPAMNAGIQSGDIITAIGEKEIKTYGDLVTAMMELHPDQSVTISLMRQGPEEYLPMEVEVILGKLE; encoded by the coding sequence ATGGAACAAAATAAAGAAACTTCTCAGGAAAATGGCAGGAATAAGCTGGATTCCGATTTCATAACAGAGAAAATCAAACAACGGCCGCTGGATAAAAAGAAGCTGCTTCGAAGAACATTGATTACTGCTGCTATGGCAGTTGTTTTCGCTTTGGTGGCCTGTCTTACTTTTTTGATTCTGGAGCCGGTCCTAAGCAATTGGCTTTACCCTGAGGATGATCCTGTCCCTATTCAGTTGCCTGCGGAAACAGAGGAGATGCTTCCGGAGGATATGATTGCCGATGAATCGGAGATAGCCCAGCCGGAGCCGCCTGCGGAAATAGAGCTCCAGGATGAGCAGATTGCTCAAGTTCTCGATAATATCAGGCTGAGCAGTGAGGACTATTCTGCCATGTATAACGGTTTAGCCGATGTGGCGAAAGAAGCGGCTAAGTCAATCGTAACAGTTACCGGTTCGGTATCTAATGTGGACTGGTTCAACAATCCTTATGAAAGTGAAGATACCACTTCCGGCATTATTGTAGCGAATCAGGGGAAAGAGATTTTTATTTTAGTTAATTATGAGAAGCTGAAAGATGCTGAGACCATTATGGTGACCTTCCGAAGCGGTGAACGAGCTCAGGCACAGCTTAAAAAGCAGGATAGCAACACAAAACTGGCCATAATATCGATGGCAGAAAGTGATGTGGAAGAAGAGACATTGCAAGGAATTAAGCCGGCTGATTTATCGGGAAGCTCTAGTAATCGAGCGATCTTAGGTAAGCCGGTCATTGCTGTAGGAAGTCCGATGGGAACGAGCGATTCCGTCTGCTATGGAGTTATTACTTCTAACAATGTAGTTCTTAATATGATAGATTCTTTCTATAAGGTGTTGACGACGGATATCTACGGGAGCCAGAATGCGTCCGGTGTGCTCGTGAATCTGGATGGGCAGGTACTTGGTATTATCGACAACACATATAATAGCGAAGATATGAAAAATCTCGTGTCGGCAATAGGAATTACAGAGCTGCGCAGAAAGATAGAAAAGATGAGTAATGAAAAGGATCAGGCTTACCTTGGAACTTATGGAACGGATGTGACAGAGGAAGCGAACGAAGACCTTGGAGTGCCTTATGGGGCGTATATCACCGAGATAGAGATGGATTCCCCGGCGATGAATGCGGGAATACAAAGCGGTGATATTATTACGGCAATCGGAGAAAAAGAAATTAAAACTTACGGTGACTTGGTGACGGCTATGATGGAACTACATCCTGATCAGAGCGTTACTATCTCTTTGATGCGCCAGGGACCGGAGGAGTATCTTCCGATGGAAGTAGAGGTTATACTCGGGAAATTAGAGTAA
- a CDS encoding 3'-5' exoribonuclease YhaM family protein — translation MKYIKDYKDGDRVFDIYLCKHKQSAVTKNGKSYDNLILQDKTGTVDAKIWDPNNPGIGDFDTLDYIEVYGDVTSFQNALQVNVKRIRRCQEGEFNPADYLPVSSKNIEEMFAELLSYIRAIENKYLRKLMEAFFVEDTEFIKTFKQSSAAKTVHHGFVGGLLEHTLGVVKLCDYYCKAYPLLKKDLLISAAICHDIGKTRELSLFPENDYTDEGQFLGHIIIGTEMIGEKIRRIEGFPSLLSGELKHCILAHHGEYEYGSPKKPAIIEAVALNFADNTDAKIQTFTEILNASTESGWLGYNRLFESNLRGTKLE, via the coding sequence ATGAAATATATTAAGGATTATAAGGATGGAGACAGAGTCTTCGATATTTATTTATGTAAGCATAAGCAGTCCGCAGTGACGAAAAACGGGAAGTCATATGATAATCTGATTTTGCAAGATAAGACAGGAACGGTAGATGCGAAAATATGGGATCCGAATAACCCGGGCATCGGAGATTTCGATACATTGGACTATATTGAAGTATACGGGGATGTGACGAGCTTTCAGAATGCACTTCAAGTTAATGTAAAGCGTATCAGAAGATGCCAGGAGGGTGAATTCAATCCTGCAGACTATCTTCCGGTGAGCAGTAAGAATATAGAAGAAATGTTCGCAGAGCTGTTAAGCTACATAAGAGCGATTGAGAATAAATACTTGAGAAAGCTTATGGAAGCATTTTTTGTAGAGGATACGGAGTTTATTAAGACATTCAAGCAATCATCTGCGGCGAAAACTGTTCACCACGGTTTCGTCGGCGGGCTTCTCGAGCATACCTTAGGTGTTGTGAAGTTATGCGATTATTACTGCAAGGCATATCCTCTGTTAAAAAAAGATTTATTAATCAGCGCAGCTATTTGTCATGATATAGGAAAGACGAGAGAATTATCTCTTTTCCCAGAAAATGATTATACCGATGAAGGGCAATTCCTTGGACATATTATAATAGGGACGGAGATGATTGGAGAGAAAATAAGAAGAATCGAAGGATTCCCATCTCTTCTTTCAGGCGAGTTAAAGCATTGTATTCTCGCTCATCATGGAGAATACGAATATGGTTCACCGAAAAAGCCTGCAATTATAGAAGCAGTCGCTCTTAACTTTGCAGATAATACAGATGCTAAGATTCAGACATTCACAGAGATTCTAAATGCATCTACAGAATCAGGATGGCTTGGATACAACCGATTGTTCGAATCCAACCTGAGGGGAACGAAGCTGGAATAA
- the rlmD gene encoding 23S rRNA (uracil(1939)-C(5))-methyltransferase RlmD: MEYKEYKKNDILTVTIDDMGNDGEGIGKIDGYTLFIKDAVIGDVVSCKIMKAKKNYAYAKLEKVLAPSSARTEPICKYYRQCGGCQLQAMSYEAQLEYKQNKVRNHLIRIGGFDKELVETVMEPIVGMEQPYYYRNKAQFPVGTDKEGNLISGFYAGRTHDIIANTDCALGVKENQEILEIVLAYMKDNGITAYHEKSGKGTVRHILIRKGFTSGEIMVCLVVNLKKSLPAQDQLVDLLKKVPGITSVSLSINMERTNVIMGKEVRTIWGRDTIMDTIHVRNTSDFSLTNQSIDFCISPLSFYQVNPVQTEKLYSLALEYAGLTGKETVWDLYCGIGTISLFLAGRAKKVYGVEIVPQAIEDARKNTELNGITNAEFFVGKAEEVLPEKYEKEGIYADVIVVDPPRKGCDEACLNTMLKMQPKRIVYVSCDSATLARDMKVLCEGGYEVVKVRAVDQFGQTVHVETVVLMSRVDG, translated from the coding sequence ATGGAATATAAGGAATACAAGAAAAATGACATTCTTACAGTGACAATTGATGATATGGGAAATGACGGAGAGGGTATAGGTAAGATAGACGGCTATACCCTCTTCATAAAAGATGCGGTAATCGGAGATGTTGTGAGCTGTAAGATTATGAAGGCAAAGAAGAACTATGCCTATGCCAAATTAGAGAAGGTGCTTGCTCCTTCGTCGGCTCGTACCGAACCAATCTGTAAATATTACAGACAGTGCGGAGGGTGTCAGCTTCAGGCGATGAGCTATGAAGCACAATTAGAATATAAACAGAATAAGGTGCGGAATCATCTGATCAGAATCGGAGGTTTCGACAAAGAACTTGTGGAAACTGTGATGGAACCGATTGTAGGTATGGAACAGCCGTATTATTATCGTAATAAAGCACAGTTCCCGGTGGGAACGGACAAAGAAGGGAATTTGATTTCCGGCTTTTATGCCGGAAGAACCCATGATATTATTGCTAATACTGATTGTGCCCTCGGTGTGAAGGAGAACCAGGAGATATTAGAGATAGTTCTTGCCTATATGAAAGATAACGGCATAACAGCCTATCATGAGAAGAGCGGAAAAGGAACTGTAAGACATATATTGATTCGGAAAGGCTTTACCAGCGGAGAAATTATGGTATGTCTGGTGGTCAATTTGAAAAAGTCTCTTCCGGCACAAGATCAGCTTGTTGATCTGCTGAAAAAAGTTCCTGGGATAACAAGCGTGTCATTAAGTATCAACATGGAACGGACTAATGTAATTATGGGAAAAGAAGTACGCACTATTTGGGGGCGTGATACGATTATGGACACGATTCATGTGAGGAATACTTCTGATTTTTCCCTGACGAATCAGTCCATTGATTTTTGTATTTCTCCGCTTTCCTTTTATCAGGTGAATCCGGTGCAGACCGAGAAGCTCTATAGCCTTGCATTGGAATATGCAGGGCTTACAGGGAAAGAAACAGTATGGGATCTATACTGCGGTATTGGAACGATTTCTTTATTCCTGGCAGGAAGAGCAAAGAAGGTGTATGGAGTCGAAATCGTACCGCAGGCAATCGAAGATGCAAGGAAAAATACTGAATTGAATGGAATTACCAATGCAGAATTCTTCGTAGGAAAAGCGGAGGAAGTACTCCCTGAGAAATATGAAAAAGAGGGGATCTATGCAGATGTTATCGTCGTAGACCCTCCTAGAAAAGGCTGTGATGAAGCCTGTCTCAACACAATGCTCAAGATGCAGCCGAAACGAATCGTATATGTGAGCTGCGACTCCGCTACCCTGGCCCGAGATATGAAAGTGCTGTGCGAAGGCGGATATGAAGTGGTGAAAGTGCGGGCTGTGGATCAGTTTGGACAGACGGTGCATGTTGAGACGGTAGTATTAATGTCACGGGTAGATGGCTGA
- a CDS encoding TetR/AcrR family transcriptional regulator, translating to MIGDKKIDLRVQKTKEAIMNTFREMVCEMDANEITVKELTERARIHRKTFYLHYTCIEALFENVLKEAASLYFEEIDKIPASMPMNEANRVFFECIGQQDIFMERLICAPSYRTFCNKMFTVALKHNRNRHNPYAHLCQAKQNIINNFLATSSLDIYRQWVADGKAIPLDELTELSETLLSHGVSSILEK from the coding sequence ATGATTGGAGATAAAAAAATAGACCTGAGAGTCCAAAAAACAAAGGAAGCGATTATGAATACCTTTCGGGAAATGGTCTGTGAAATGGATGCCAATGAAATAACGGTCAAGGAATTGACAGAACGTGCCCGCATTCATAGAAAGACTTTTTATCTGCACTACACTTGTATTGAGGCTTTATTTGAAAATGTTCTCAAAGAGGCTGCTTCCCTTTATTTTGAGGAGATTGACAAAATTCCTGCCTCCATGCCGATGAACGAAGCAAACCGGGTTTTCTTTGAATGTATCGGACAGCAGGACATATTTATGGAGCGGCTGATTTGTGCTCCCAGCTATCGGACTTTCTGTAATAAAATGTTTACTGTGGCATTAAAACATAATCGCAACCGTCATAATCCCTATGCCCATCTATGCCAGGCAAAGCAAAATATTATCAACAATTTTCTGGCAACCAGTTCGCTGGATATATATCGGCAGTGGGTGGCTGACGGGAAGGCGATTCCATTAGACGAACTGACAGAGTTAAGCGAAACGCTGCTCAGTCATGGGGTTTCTTCTATACTTGAGAAATAG
- a CDS encoding cyclophilin-like fold protein: protein MIKILAIAIIGCSNYNYNILEAKKQHEDIKVLKIKYQRRMDVLRGRISLTTPITLTAGKVIIKTSLNHTIAAQDLKKRLPLKLSACRSSNGYTCMTACGVFDPTETQSGWKNGDISIAGGRLHIFFDGEAASKKHWGMMVIAHLDETALEQVRALPELIQLKIELETV, encoded by the coding sequence ATGATAAAAATACTGGCAATTGCAATCATTGGCTGTTCCAATTACAATTATAATATCCTTGAAGCGAAAAAGCAACACGAGGATATAAAAGTTTTAAAGATAAAATACCAACGACGCATGGATGTTTTACGGGGAAGAATATCATTGACAACACCGATTACGCTTACAGCTGGGAAAGTAATTATAAAAACATCGCTCAATCACACGATTGCAGCACAGGATCTAAAAAAACGTTTACCACTCAAGCTGTCTGCTTGCCGCTCTTCAAATGGTTATACCTGCATGACAGCTTGTGGTGTCTTTGATCCGACGGAAACCCAATCAGGATGGAAAAACGGAGATATCAGCATTGCTGGGGGACGGCTTCACATATTCTTTGATGGAGAAGCGGCTTCAAAGAAGCATTGGGGAATGATGGTCATTGCTCATCTGGATGAAACGGCACTGGAACAGGTGAGAGCGTTGCCGGAATTGATACAGTTGAAAATTGAGTTGGAAACAGTTTAG